A window of Insulibacter thermoxylanivorax genomic DNA:
CTGGAATAAAGCACGACTGGTTATCGTCATCCGGAAAGCGGAACGTTATGACGGTGACCAGCTGCAGATGTACGACTTTCTGTGGGAGTACGAAGCGATTGTATCCAATCTGCTGGATTGGGACCCGATCGACATCTGGCGGTTCTACAACCAGCGGGCGTGCGTGGAAAACCACATCGATGATATGCACTTTCGTAATTCGGGATAAGTATTGTGCACAAGAACGGCACAGATTCTCCAAAGCCCAAAATGGTCTTGCGGGCGGCCATCTTTTTTGAATTAAGTCAAGGAAAAATCATGCCTGCATAGATAAAAAAAGCTCAAGCGTCATCTCGCCCGAGCTTTAATCCACAAACTTTGACCAACCATGTTTCAATCCAAAATAACTATCCTATTTTCAGCTTTTGATCTTTTTATATCAATTATCCTTTGGTTCTCCGAACCACGGAATTTTAAGAGAACGTTTCGTTTATCTAATTCAAACTTGCCATCAACAAGTATATCGGTTTCATTCAGCAATTCCTCCCAACCCTTATGTTTGGATGAATTTCTAATAATATACTCATATGAATAGCCCGTGTAAGTCATTACATCTAGGTCAAGCTTATGTGATTCTCGGGCAAGAACGGCAAATGCCTGGGCCTGTTCAAAAGGCTCACCACCGCTAAATGTAATGCCGTCCAGCAGAGGATTCCTTTTGGCTTGTTCGATGATTGAGTCAACTGTTACTAATGAACCTTCATCAAAGGAATGGGTTTCCGGGTTATGGCAGCCAGGGCAGTTATGTTTGCAGCCCTGGGCAAAAACCACCAATCGAATTCCTGGCCCATCCACTATGGATTCCTTTATCAGTCCCGCAATTCTTATATAAGTATCCATTTATACCACCTTAAGCATTACTTTTTTTGAACGATAAATGCTTTACTCTGTCACACTCCTCAGCTCTTTTAGCATCATTGAATCTATCAAGAGTTCCCACGAGATATCCCGTAATACGCCTTATCCGTTCAAATTTGTTATCTCCTTCTTCACGACCGCAGGAGGGGCATGTATTACCGATAATTCCGCTATATCCGCATACAGGATCTCTGTCTACCGGATGATTAATAGAACCATATCCGATACCGGCTTCTTTCATTGCTCTGATTATTTTCTCAAAAGCCTGCAGGTTTTGTGTTGGATCACCATCCACCTCTACATATGTGATATGCCCTGCGTTGGTTAACTCGTGGTATGGAGCTTCAATCCTTATCTTATCAAATGCATTAATTTCATAGTATACTGGAACATGGAAACTGTTTGTGTAATATTCTTTATCGGTAACGCCCGCAATTGAACCGAATATCTTCCTGTCCATTTTGACAAATCTACCTGACAGCCCTTCAGCAGGAGTTGCAATAAGTGTAAAGTTCATGTTGTTCATTTTACTAGCATCATCCATACGTTTTCTCATATGTCGTACTATTTCCAGGCCTAGTCTCTGCGCTTCCTCAGATTCACCATGGTGTTTGCCGATTAATGCCTTTAAACATTCAGCTAATCCAATAAAACCAGTTGTAAGCGTTCCGTGTTTCAGCACTTCCCTGATCTCGTCATCCCAGCTAAGCTTATCAGAGTCGATCCATACGCCCTGGCCCATTAAGAATGGAAAGTTTTTAACCTTCTTTCGGGCTTGAATTTCATACCTTTCAAGAAGCTGGTCAATTACCATGTCTATCTTCTTATCAAGTTCACCAAAAAACACATTGACGTCTTTATTGCTTCTAATCGCAATTCTTGGCAGATTTATCGTCGTAAAGCTCAAGTTTCCTCTTCCGTAGACTATTTCTCTGGAAGGATCATAAACATTACCTATAACCCTTGTTCTGCAGCCCATATAGCTGATCTCTGTCTCAGGGCATCCAAACTTATAATATTTACGGTTAAAGGGAGCATCTAGAAATGAAAAGTTTGGGAACAATCTTTTGGCGCTCACTCTGCATGCAAGCTTGAACATATCATAGTTTGGATCTCCGGGATTATAATTGACGCCTTCTTTAATCTTGAATATTTGCACAGGGAATATGGGGGGTTCTCCATTTCCGAGACCTGCTTCCGTAGCCATAAGAATGTTTTTTATAACCAGCCTGCCCTCAGGGGAGGTATCAGTGCCATAATTTATGGAACTAAAAGGTACCTGGGCTCCTGCTCTGCTGTGCATTGTATTCAGATTGTGAATGAAGGCCTCCATAGCCTGGTACGTATTCCTATCGGTTTCTGCCAGTGCCTTCTCAGCAGCAAAAGCCTGCACCTTATGGACAATATCAACGTCATATACATAGTCCATAAGATATTTTTTCTCCACTTCCAGATATCTCTCGTTGGGTACTAATGTCGGGTAAAGCCCGTGATCTTTTGCTAGTTTTTCCGAAATTGAGTTAATCAGCGTTACCGCATCATTTATATCTATTAACAATTCCAAACCTTTGGCTAGGTTCTGCTTGTAAAGTCTGGAATACGTCTTTGCGACACCCAAAGCCATTCCATAATCAAAGTTGGGTATGCTTTGTCCGCCATGCTGATCGTTCTGATTAGATTGAATTGCTATGCATGCCAGGGCGGAGTAGCTGCGGATGTCGTTTGGTTCTCTCAAATGTCCATGTCCTGTGCTGAAACCATTTTTGAAAAGTTTGACTATATCAATCTGGCAACAGGTAGTGGTAAGACTATAGAAGTCCAAATCATGTATGTGAATATCTCCATTTTTATGAGCTTCAGCATGCTCTGGCTTCAATAAGAACATTTCATAAAACTGTTTCGCTCCCTCAGAACCATATTTAAGCATGGTTCCCATAGCAGTATCTCCATCAATGTTTGCATTTTCCCGTTTCAAATCATGATCCTTGGATTCTTTAAAAGTTAATTCCTCATATGTTTTCATTAGCCGGGTACTCATTTCCCTGACACGTGTTCGTTCAGCACGGTACAATATATATTTTTTTGCCGTTAGGATAAGCCCCTCCTCAATCAAAACTCTTTCAACGATGTCTTGAATATCCTCAACACCCGGAACCTGAATATTTGGGTCTTTATGCAACTGTTCCATAACTCTCTCTGCCAGAGTCATGGCTTTTTCATAGTCTTCTTCTCCAGCAGCAATAGTTGCCTTATAGATGGCATTGGTTATCTTCTCTATGTTGAAGGGTTCTTCCCTTCCGTCCCTCTTCCTGATTTTCGCAATCATACATTTCACACCTCTATTGAAATGAGTTTTAGATCCTATGAGATAAACATGACCGCCGGCTAAGCCGGCGGTTCTACGACTATTTTCAGGATGCAAACTGGACAAACTTGACTAGTGTGCCTCGCTGATCGGACCGCAATCCACGACGGTGAGACTATACTTGAGCTGTTGTTGTGTCACGCGATCATCAGCTTACCATCGTCAAAAACGAAACGTTTCGTCGGTGATGGGGGCCACTTTGGCCACCGCATACGTCGAGCCTTTCTGCGAGAAAAAATCATAGGTCGAACCTTCATTCCTAATCCCGTTCATGACGATCGGATTGATCTCCTCATCGGGAAACATTGCGTCTAAACCGAGATTCATCAGAGCTTTATTGGCATTATAGCGGACATAGCTTTTCACTTCAGGGCCGAGACCGGTTTCAGCATACACGTCATTCGTATATTCCAGCTCATTGTGATACAAATCAAGCAAAAATTCATAGCCCCAAACCGTCAGTTCCTCTTTCAACGAGTCCGGAAATTTGTTAAACAGTTGCTGCGCAAAATATCCGACGGCAACCCCGTGAATCGATTCGTCCCGCAGAATAAGGGAAATAACCTCCGCGCTGTTGCGCAATGTTCCTAGACCTCCCAAATACAGCGGGTAGAAAAATCCGGAATAGAACAGGAATGACTCCAGCATGACGGAAGCAAACATCGCCTTCCACAGAGAAACAGAATCATCGTCCTGAATCGAACGATAGACGTCACCGATTCTGTTCGCCTTGTATTGCAAATATTCATTACGCTTAACCCATTCAAAGATGGCATCGATTTCACTGTTCGTACATAATGTGGTGAAAATATACGAATACGATTTCGCGTGAATTGCCTCAAAAGAAGCAAACACCGTATACAACGCCTTTTCCTGCAGATCAGGCGCATAGCGGGCAATTTCGTTCATCCCGATGTTCGTCTGAATCGTGTCGAGCAAAGTCAATCCGGCCAGCACCTGCTTGTACGTTTCCTGATGTTCAAATTGGCTCCATTGCTTCACATCCTTGCTGACGGCGATTTCTTCGGGAAACCAGATCTGCTTCCATTGCTGGTCCCAAAACACTTTCACCAAATTCTGCCCGTTCCGGTTCCAATTCACCGCTTCATAACGCTTCAAATCGAACATGCCACACACTCCTCAATCGTCTGCAGCCGCTGCCGCACATAATAGACCGATTTAATTCCTTTCATCCAAGCATAGATATACAAGCGGGCCAAACGTTCCGTCGTCCATTGATCAGTTACGTACACTGTCATGGAAATGCCCTGATCCACATGCTTTTGCGCCGCTGCGTACAGATCCACCATACGATACTGGTCAATTTCATAGGCTTCCTTATATAGATGAATGTTCTCATCATTCAAAAACGGCATCGGATAAATGGTGCGGCTGTCCGCGTAATCACGGATTTCCACCCTTTCCGTGATTGGCGCAATGGAAGCTGTGCAGTTCCGTATATAGGAAATGCTGCCCGTCGGAGCCACCGCCAGCCGGTATGCGTTAAACAGGCCGTGCTCCATGACCTGCTCCTTCAAATCCATCCACATCTGTCTCGTAATGAGCGGCACCTTCCCCAATGCGCGCAGCACGGATGCCGGCAATTCCCTCTCTTCCTTGTTTACATACCGTTCAAAATAGGAACCGTCCGCATAATCGCTTTTTTCAAAACCGTAAAAGGTCTCCTTCCGCTCACGGGCAATACGCATCGATGCAAGGAGGGAATAATAATTCAACGCCTCCATGAACGCATCCACAAACAGGACCGACTCCTCCGACTCATAGTCCAATCCTTGCGAAACCAAATGCCCGTGCAAATTCATAACTCCTAGCCCTACGGAATGCATGAGCCGATTTGCTTTGCTGACGGACGGCACATTGCGAATATTAGTCATGAGCGAAACGTTGCTCAAAAGCCGCATAGCCGTATCTACGAGGGTTTCAAAATCCGTTTGCGTCGCCTTGTGAATGTCTAAGGATCCAAGATTGCAGGATACAT
This region includes:
- a CDS encoding anaerobic ribonucleoside triphosphate reductase — encoded protein: MIAKIRKRDGREEPFNIEKITNAIYKATIAAGEEDYEKAMTLAERVMEQLHKDPNIQVPGVEDIQDIVERVLIEEGLILTAKKYILYRAERTRVREMSTRLMKTYEELTFKESKDHDLKRENANIDGDTAMGTMLKYGSEGAKQFYEMFLLKPEHAEAHKNGDIHIHDLDFYSLTTTCCQIDIVKLFKNGFSTGHGHLREPNDIRSYSALACIAIQSNQNDQHGGQSIPNFDYGMALGVAKTYSRLYKQNLAKGLELLIDINDAVTLINSISEKLAKDHGLYPTLVPNERYLEVEKKYLMDYVYDVDIVHKVQAFAAEKALAETDRNTYQAMEAFIHNLNTMHSRAGAQVPFSSINYGTDTSPEGRLVIKNILMATEAGLGNGEPPIFPVQIFKIKEGVNYNPGDPNYDMFKLACRVSAKRLFPNFSFLDAPFNRKYYKFGCPETEISYMGCRTRVIGNVYDPSREIVYGRGNLSFTTINLPRIAIRSNKDVNVFFGELDKKIDMVIDQLLERYEIQARKKVKNFPFLMGQGVWIDSDKLSWDDEIREVLKHGTLTTGFIGLAECLKALIGKHHGESEEAQRLGLEIVRHMRKRMDDASKMNNMNFTLIATPAEGLSGRFVKMDRKIFGSIAGVTDKEYYTNSFHVPVYYEINAFDKIRIEAPYHELTNAGHITYVEVDGDPTQNLQAFEKIIRAMKEAGIGYGSINHPVDRDPVCGYSGIIGNTCPSCGREEGDNKFERIRRITGYLVGTLDRFNDAKRAEECDRVKHLSFKKSNA
- the nrdF gene encoding class 1b ribonucleoside-diphosphate reductase subunit beta, with protein sequence MFDLKRYEAVNWNRNGQNLVKVFWDQQWKQIWFPEEIAVSKDVKQWSQFEHQETYKQVLAGLTLLDTIQTNIGMNEIARYAPDLQEKALYTVFASFEAIHAKSYSYIFTTLCTNSEIDAIFEWVKRNEYLQYKANRIGDVYRSIQDDDSVSLWKAMFASVMLESFLFYSGFFYPLYLGGLGTLRNSAEVISLILRDESIHGVAVGYFAQQLFNKFPDSLKEELTVWGYEFLLDLYHNELEYTNDVYAETGLGPEVKSYVRYNANKALMNLGLDAMFPDEEINPIVMNGIRNEGSTYDFFSQKGSTYAVAKVAPITDETFRF
- the nrdG gene encoding anaerobic ribonucleoside-triphosphate reductase activating protein; the encoded protein is MDTYIRIAGLIKESIVDGPGIRLVVFAQGCKHNCPGCHNPETHSFDEGSLVTVDSIIEQAKRNPLLDGITFSGGEPFEQAQAFAVLARESHKLDLDVMTYTGYSYEYIIRNSSKHKGWEELLNETDILVDGKFELDKRNVLLKFRGSENQRIIDIKRSKAENRIVILD